Proteins from one Fusobacterium sp. SYSU M8D902 genomic window:
- a CDS encoding HD domain-containing phosphohydrolase has protein sequence MRRFIFYFILILLNSLLYSKEILKVKVPFNRVDMYLYRDMDKGKYEGVYVDILEKLEEKKNYKFEYIFNEKDPDVILRAVEPEELAGYKFIQMPITYRIAVLVKNSGKLTKMSDLKGLKIGYVENSRGIDEIEKRFDKIKFDKIVMKNRTDALESLKNEDIDALILSNWIENNSVETSVRVIENILYREQIAIKEEYNSLYNSLNEELKDYDNEKLKKTLDKNRINFYRYILKDIPSYEYVKEKYKNIKVKIPSDEYLLPIYYKNNGSIKGILPDIVKDIEKILNIPITITRSDDWDINGVIIEKNDLKKDYMFTKPYYQNTVGIANRKLDSFTVKLSDLSHEKIVMVKNVDIEIPLPETIEKSKIIYVETLEEGINKLLNYEGDYLIFFTSMLEGAITNNFLENKIKIAGVLNEDFSISMGIKKKDVELGNVFQTLVESFSLDRTMIDSRANKNILFEKNYKLIAQIVIPLIIFIIILTILILKAEANRKKAEKLSEMLVESFEAIHQLDQEEAGDHGKRLAMYSEFLAKKYNCNKAFIAEIKKQTPFHDIGKIAISKDILTKPGKLTEEEFNEVKKHTDIGAKIAKKLQLGDMAENIVRFHHEKWNGKGYPLGLKTKDIPLESRIVAIADMYDNLRQTKIYRKGYSHLEAVEIIKNERGESFEPEIVDIFEKNHNYFEKIYQSYNKSVYLVNDIFNLKED, from the coding sequence ATGAGAAGGTTTATATTTTATTTTATATTGATATTACTTAATAGCTTATTATATTCTAAGGAGATTTTAAAAGTTAAAGTTCCATTTAATAGAGTGGATATGTATCTATATAGAGATATGGATAAGGGTAAATATGAGGGAGTCTATGTAGATATATTAGAGAAATTAGAGGAGAAAAAAAATTATAAATTTGAATATATATTTAATGAGAAAGATCCAGATGTAATTTTGAGGGCTGTGGAACCAGAAGAATTAGCTGGATATAAATTTATACAGATGCCAATTACCTATAGAATAGCTGTATTAGTAAAAAATAGTGGTAAATTGACAAAAATGAGTGACTTAAAAGGGTTAAAAATAGGATATGTAGAAAATTCAAGAGGAATTGATGAAATAGAAAAAAGATTTGATAAGATAAAATTTGATAAAATAGTAATGAAGAATAGAACAGATGCATTGGAAAGTTTAAAAAATGAGGATATAGATGCACTTATTTTGAGTAACTGGATTGAGAATAACTCTGTTGAAACTTCGGTGAGAGTTATAGAAAATATTCTTTATAGAGAGCAGATTGCAATTAAAGAGGAATATAACAGTTTATATAATAGCTTAAATGAGGAATTAAAAGATTATGATAATGAGAAATTGAAAAAAACTTTAGATAAAAATAGAATAAATTTTTATAGATATATTTTAAAGGATATTCCTAGTTATGAATATGTAAAAGAGAAATATAAAAATATAAAAGTAAAAATTCCTAGTGATGAATATCTACTACCAATTTATTATAAAAATAATGGAAGTATAAAGGGGATATTACCAGATATAGTAAAAGATATAGAAAAAATCCTAAATATTCCAATCACTATAACTAGATCAGATGATTGGGATATCAATGGAGTGATAATAGAGAAAAATGACTTGAAAAAAGATTATATGTTTACTAAGCCTTATTATCAAAATACAGTAGGGATAGCCAATAGAAAATTAGATTCTTTTACTGTAAAATTATCAGATTTAAGCCATGAAAAAATAGTAATGGTAAAAAATGTAGATATTGAAATTCCATTGCCAGAAACGATAGAAAAATCAAAAATAATATATGTTGAAACGTTAGAAGAGGGAATAAATAAATTATTAAATTATGAGGGAGATTATCTTATATTTTTTACAAGTATGCTAGAGGGAGCCATAACAAATAACTTTCTTGAGAATAAGATAAAAATAGCTGGAGTTTTAAATGAAGATTTCAGTATAAGTATGGGAATAAAGAAAAAAGATGTGGAATTAGGAAATGTTTTTCAAACTCTTGTAGAGAGTTTTAGCTTAGATAGAACAATGATTGATTCAAGAGCAAATAAAAATATTTTATTTGAGAAAAACTATAAACTGATTGCTCAAATAGTAATCCCATTAATTATTTTTATAATTATTTTAACAATATTAATTTTAAAAGCTGAAGCAAACAGAAAGAAAGCGGAAAAATTAAGTGAAATGTTAGTAGAAAGTTTTGAAGCTATCCACCAATTAGATCAAGAGGAAGCTGGAGATCATGGAAAAAGACTAGCAATGTATTCAGAGTTTCTAGCTAAAAAATACAATTGTAATAAAGCTTTTATAGCAGAGATAAAAAAACAAACACCATTTCATGATATTGGAAAGATAGCTATTTCTAAAGATATATTGACAAAGCCGGGAAAATTAACTGAAGAAGAGTTTAATGAAGTAAAGAAGCATACAGATATAGGAGCAAAGATAGCAAAAAAATTGCAATTGGGTGATATGGCTGAAAATATAGTAAGATTTCATCATGAAAAATGGAATGGTAAAGGTTATCCATTGGGATTAAAGACAAAAGATATACCACTAGAAAGTAGAATAGTAGCAATAGCTGATATGTATGACAATTTAAGACAGACAAAAATTTATAGAAAAGGATATAGTCACTTAGAAGCTGTTGAAATTATCAAAAATGAAAGAGGAGAAAGTTTCGAACCTGAAATTGTTGATATATTTGAAAAAAATCATAATTATTTTGAAAAGATATATCAAAGCTACAATAAATCAGTTTACTTAGTAAACGATATTTTCAATTTGAAAGAGGATTAG
- a CDS encoding DUF4402 domain-containing protein, with amino-acid sequence MKKNTILLLFLLISILTIGSNKTAIVEVTVDILRPITITKISDVDFGSISIGSSNVTVKQEGKIAITGYGNIKVEWKALEGSEFKSIKENLEVPIYNSARKAITTKLMVKDLNSLNGNNIKITKLTGEEFSIGGVIENVPVETEPGKYSGGIVIRATYVD; translated from the coding sequence ATGAAAAAAAATACAATACTATTACTATTTTTATTGATTTCTATATTGACAATAGGAAGTAATAAAACAGCAATAGTGGAAGTAACTGTTGACATTTTAAGACCAATAACAATAACGAAGATTTCAGATGTTGATTTTGGCAGTATAAGTATAGGGAGTTCAAATGTTACTGTAAAGCAAGAAGGAAAAATTGCTATTACTGGTTATGGAAATATAAAGGTAGAATGGAAAGCTTTAGAAGGATCAGAATTCAAATCGATTAAGGAGAATTTAGAAGTACCAATTTATAATAGTGCTAGGAAGGCAATCACAACAAAATTAATGGTAAAAGATTTAAACTCTTTAAATGGAAATAATATAAAGATAACAAAATTAACTGGAGAAGAGTTTTCAATTGGTGGAGTAATAGAAAATGTACCAGTAGAAACAGAACCGGGAAAATATTCTGGTGGAATTGTAATAAGAGCTACATATGTAGATTAG